One window of Candidatus Peregrinibacteria bacterium genomic DNA carries:
- a CDS encoding GIY-YIG nuclease family protein — protein MPDKKTKEKLDAILKSLPLTPGVYKFIGEDKVLYIGKAKNLKNRVKTYFGNDDNRSQRLKKLLEKVEDIEFIEVDSELEAFILETNLIKELHPKYNVLMKDDKNYAYIKVTQNEDYPRIEVVRQMEKDGARYFGPKTSATSAREMVDLLHKLFRFRNCKLGICAVKKDSGYLRDDDENIKVEVTNKVVSYPCLEYHIKRCDAPCVGRVTPEEYKKNILEIIAFLEGKHDTVTEYLKQRMDIAVKDKNFEYAARLRDKFLAIEKVQERQKISEANFESRDVISFVIRAESAFFNLFVVRDGKLINQENFVIDTKLKGLVDPRDKELRVEILERFMKGYYENTGDLPKEILVSEEDIDMSFLEEWLFMQAQFKVAIHVPKKGKKSKLLELSLKNAESFAKQCQVKWDTESARTVGACTDLAEALEVADSNGEIIPLKRIECFDISHISGHETVASMAVFENGKPKKSDYRHFTIKTLGQGDIDDFKSMEEVLARRLRYLKNQSVSKVDLLMASWKGYKLRKAKKDELKIVNEFKNKGGWNKASDVKGYFLLEDPDVKIVGLCCLDEKAVTFIPPSSVKKVKNTDNVTLKSNVIHHLKNVYIDENERGKGLGRFMISKVLGEIDAPVVYIVTGVELQKYYEEFGFMSVQKKSVPSELEDSIEACEKKYSGVVVMQFDKEKMYSKYGQLKTKSVQADGSDVMEFSGGIFKTQVHRLQVQVLDKKGAFISNIEISNAYKGRGIEFEVLEKVYKDIDASTFYIVCDEKIAEEYLKNGYEEIKTAPDAVLKNVGKGDVILAHYKSHQQKADASFSSFPDLIVIDGGKGQLSSAVKATVDSGVNVRLCSLAKKQEDIYVPGTSDPIHLEKDSNAQYLVQRIRDEAHRFAITHNRARREKEMLK, from the coding sequence ATGCCTGACAAAAAGACAAAGGAAAAACTTGACGCAATTCTAAAAAGTCTTCCATTGACACCAGGAGTGTATAAATTTATAGGAGAAGATAAGGTTCTTTATATTGGGAAAGCAAAAAATCTTAAAAATCGCGTTAAGACTTATTTCGGAAATGATGATAATCGCTCACAGCGTCTTAAGAAATTATTGGAAAAGGTAGAAGATATTGAGTTCATAGAAGTTGATTCTGAACTTGAAGCGTTTATTCTTGAGACAAATCTTATAAAAGAGCTTCATCCGAAATATAATGTTTTGATGAAGGATGATAAAAATTATGCGTATATAAAAGTCACTCAAAATGAAGATTATCCCCGTATTGAAGTTGTGCGTCAGATGGAAAAAGATGGCGCAAGATATTTTGGGCCAAAAACTTCAGCGACTTCTGCTCGGGAGATGGTGGATTTACTTCACAAACTTTTTAGATTTAGAAATTGTAAGCTTGGAATTTGTGCGGTAAAAAAAGATTCAGGTTATCTGCGGGATGATGATGAAAATATAAAAGTTGAAGTTACGAATAAGGTAGTCAGTTATCCATGCCTTGAATATCATATAAAGCGTTGCGATGCTCCATGTGTTGGTCGAGTTACACCGGAAGAGTATAAGAAAAATATTCTGGAGATCATTGCTTTTTTAGAGGGTAAACATGATACGGTGACTGAGTATTTGAAACAAAGAATGGACATAGCAGTTAAAGATAAAAATTTTGAGTACGCAGCGCGTCTCCGTGATAAATTTTTGGCTATTGAAAAAGTTCAAGAAAGGCAAAAAATATCAGAGGCGAATTTTGAAAGTAGAGATGTGATTTCATTTGTTATTAGAGCTGAGAGTGCATTTTTCAATTTATTTGTCGTAAGGGATGGTAAGCTAATTAATCAAGAAAATTTTGTTATTGATACCAAATTAAAAGGATTAGTTGATCCTAGAGACAAAGAGCTACGAGTTGAAATATTAGAGAGATTTATGAAGGGTTATTATGAGAATACCGGCGACTTGCCAAAAGAAATCCTTGTTTCCGAGGAAGACATAGATATGAGTTTTCTTGAAGAATGGTTGTTTATGCAGGCTCAATTTAAGGTTGCTATTCATGTACCAAAAAAGGGTAAGAAATCAAAGCTGCTCGAGCTTTCACTTAAAAATGCAGAGAGCTTTGCGAAGCAATGTCAGGTCAAATGGGACACTGAATCAGCTAGGACGGTTGGTGCATGTACAGACTTAGCTGAAGCTTTGGAAGTTGCAGATAGCAATGGCGAAATAATACCGCTTAAGCGTATTGAATGTTTTGATATTTCACATATATCAGGCCATGAGACCGTGGCATCTATGGCTGTTTTTGAGAATGGAAAGCCGAAAAAAAGTGATTACCGGCATTTTACTATTAAGACACTTGGTCAAGGAGATATCGATGATTTTAAGTCTATGGAGGAGGTACTCGCAAGGCGGCTCAGATATCTAAAAAATCAATCTGTGTCAAAAGTTGATTTATTGATGGCATCGTGGAAGGGTTACAAATTACGTAAAGCAAAAAAAGATGAATTAAAAATAGTAAATGAGTTTAAAAATAAAGGTGGATGGAATAAAGCTTCGGATGTAAAAGGGTATTTCTTACTTGAAGATCCTGATGTGAAAATAGTTGGGCTTTGCTGCCTTGATGAGAAGGCGGTTACATTTATACCCCCTAGTTCTGTAAAAAAAGTGAAAAATACTGATAATGTTACTCTTAAGAGTAACGTTATCCATCATCTTAAGAACGTGTATATAGATGAGAATGAGCGAGGGAAGGGGCTTGGACGTTTTATGATTTCAAAAGTACTTGGTGAAATCGATGCACCTGTTGTCTATATAGTGACAGGTGTTGAATTGCAGAAATATTATGAAGAATTCGGGTTTATGTCTGTTCAGAAGAAAAGTGTGCCGTCTGAGCTTGAAGATTCTATCGAGGCTTGTGAGAAAAAATATTCAGGTGTCGTCGTTATGCAATTTGATAAAGAAAAAATGTATTCTAAATATGGCCAATTAAAAACAAAAAGTGTACAGGCTGATGGATCTGACGTTATGGAATTCAGTGGGGGGATTTTCAAAACTCAAGTTCATCGTTTGCAAGTTCAGGTTTTGGATAAAAAAGGTGCTTTTATTTCAAATATTGAAATAAGTAATGCGTATAAGGGTAGGGGGATTGAATTTGAAGTTCTTGAAAAAGTTTACAAAGATATAGATGCTTCTACTTTTTATATTGTGTGTGATGAAAAAATAGCTGAGGAGTATTTGAAAAATGGATATGAAGAGATCAAAACAGCTCCTGACGCAGTTTTGAAAAATGTTGGTAAAGGCGATGTGATCCTTGCACATTACAAATCTCACCAACAAAAAGCGGATGCATCGTTTAGTTCTTTTCCTGATTTGATTGTAATAGATGGTGGTAAGGGGCAGCTATCTAGTGCTGTTAAGGCCACCGTTGATAGTGGGGTGAATGTTCGCCTTTGCTCACTCGCAAAAAAACAGGAAGATATATATGTCCCTGGTACATCTGACCCGATTCATCTTGAGAAAGATTCAAATGCTCAATATCTAGTACAGAGAATCCGTGATGAAGCACATAGATTTGCAATTACGCACAATCGGGCCAGACGTGAAAAAGAGATGTTGAAGTAA
- a CDS encoding GatB/YqeY domain-containing protein, with protein sequence MLKDTIQSDMINAMKARDEVTVRTLRMVKASIMKYETSAENMVADDAKVIGILKKELKQRQDSIQQFEAGGREDLAISEREELAVLERYLPEEMPREQVIEVAKAVIAQFNATSKADFGKVMGPLMGKLNGQVDGSVVKEVLEELLS encoded by the coding sequence ATGCTTAAAGATACGATACAGTCAGATATGATAAATGCTATGAAAGCGAGGGATGAAGTGACGGTTAGGACACTTCGGATGGTAAAGGCCTCGATTATGAAATATGAGACTTCAGCTGAAAATATGGTAGCTGATGACGCCAAGGTTATTGGGATTTTGAAAAAAGAATTAAAACAGAGGCAGGATTCGATTCAGCAATTTGAAGCAGGTGGTAGGGAGGATTTGGCTATTTCTGAAAGAGAAGAATTAGCTGTACTTGAGAGATATTTACCAGAAGAAATGCCGCGTGAGCAAGTTATTGAAGTGGCTAAGGCCGTTATTGCACAATTCAACGCTACTTCAAAGGCGGACTTTGGTAAAGTTATGGGTCCTCTTATGGGTAAGTTAAATGGGCAGGTTGATGGCTCGGTGGTTAAAGAAGTACTTGAAGAACTTTTATCTTAA